A single genomic interval of Lewinellaceae bacterium harbors:
- a CDS encoding efflux RND transporter permease subunit, whose product MLRSIVKSSLRFRFLVLAVAGAMMYFGIKQVQEMPVDVFPEFSPPIVEVQTICLGLESSDVEALVTVPLEQAFNGIPGLDILRSKSVSQLSAIRMIFEPGTDLMRARQLVSEKMAAATPTLPTWAAPPLMLQPLSATSRCMKIGISSDSLSVIDLSMLTYWKLNDAILAVPGVANVAIWGERIRLQAVEVVPEKMVEYGVSLDEVMEATADALDAGLLFYSPGAMIGTGGWIEANDRRMGIRNILPINKPEDLGRVVVGTRNGVKVMLSDVAEVVEDHQQMAGDAIINDSIGLMLIVEKLPWGNTKDITEGVEAALARLAPGLPGVDIDTEIFRPATYIDMSIDNLSEALLIACVLVVLILFVFLFEWRVTLISAVAIPLSLMAGALVLYFQGATINTMILAGFVIALGAVVDDAIIDVENIMRRLRLARAEGSKVSAFRIILDASIEVRGAIIFATLIEVAALIPVFFLEGLSGAFFQPLAFSYAIAIMASLVVALTVTPAMSYILLRNAPLHKREPALLQWLHRVYNSVLTGIVEKPRRAYIVVGITVLAGLLVLPQLGQSLLPSFKERDFLMHWVTKPGTSWPEMNRITIQGSKELRSIDGVRNFGAHIGQAFYMDEVVGINFGENWISVSPDVDYDETLNKIQTLVDGYPGLYRDVLTYLKERIREVLTGTSESIVIRLYGPDLEVLRAKAREVRDKLEGIEGLIDLHVELNEEIPQVQVRVDLEKAKQYGLKPGDVRRAASTLVAGEEVGDIFREGKAYDVNVWSVPEARASFTDIENLLIDVPGGGHVKMKEIADITIQPTPNVIKRENLARRLDVASNVKGRDLGAVHADVEAALAEVSFPHEYHPEVLGEHVERQKVKRHMYLYVFFSLLGIFLLLHTSFKSTRLATLSFLCLPMALVGGVLAAYFGSGVISLGSMVGFLTILGIAARNGIMMINHFQHLEQEEGMAFGRELVLRGAQERLAPILMTAATTGLALVPLVWAGNVPGHEIELPMAVVILGGLVTSTLLNLLVIPSLYLRFAAADHHRLRESIQ is encoded by the coding sequence ATGTTAAGATCTATAGTAAAATCGAGCCTCCGGTTTCGATTCCTGGTACTCGCCGTGGCCGGCGCGATGATGTACTTCGGCATCAAGCAGGTCCAGGAAATGCCGGTGGATGTCTTTCCGGAGTTCTCTCCGCCCATTGTAGAAGTGCAGACCATCTGCCTGGGGCTGGAGTCCAGCGATGTGGAAGCCCTGGTTACGGTACCGTTGGAGCAAGCCTTCAACGGGATTCCGGGGCTGGACATTTTGCGCTCCAAATCGGTTTCCCAGTTGTCCGCCATCCGGATGATCTTCGAACCGGGCACAGACCTGATGCGCGCCCGTCAACTGGTGTCAGAGAAAATGGCGGCAGCCACGCCAACCCTGCCCACCTGGGCCGCGCCTCCGCTAATGCTGCAGCCCCTTTCGGCTACCAGCCGTTGCATGAAGATCGGGATTTCCTCCGACAGCCTGTCGGTGATTGACTTGTCCATGCTCACGTATTGGAAGCTCAACGACGCCATACTGGCAGTGCCCGGCGTGGCCAACGTGGCGATATGGGGCGAACGCATCCGCCTGCAGGCCGTGGAAGTGGTGCCGGAAAAGATGGTGGAATACGGCGTCAGCCTCGATGAAGTCATGGAGGCGACTGCCGACGCCCTCGACGCCGGCTTGTTGTTCTATTCCCCTGGCGCCATGATCGGCACGGGCGGATGGATCGAGGCCAACGACCGGAGAATGGGCATCCGCAACATTCTGCCCATCAACAAGCCCGAAGACCTGGGCAGAGTCGTGGTGGGAACCCGGAACGGGGTTAAGGTTATGCTAAGCGATGTGGCGGAGGTTGTGGAAGACCACCAGCAAATGGCCGGAGACGCCATCATCAACGACTCCATTGGCCTGATGCTCATCGTGGAAAAGCTGCCCTGGGGCAACACCAAAGACATTACCGAAGGCGTGGAAGCCGCGCTTGCCAGGCTGGCGCCCGGCCTGCCCGGGGTGGACATCGACACCGAGATTTTCCGCCCGGCGACCTACATCGACATGTCGATCGACAATTTGAGCGAGGCGCTGCTCATTGCCTGTGTGCTCGTTGTCCTTATTCTTTTTGTCTTCCTTTTCGAGTGGCGCGTCACCCTGATCAGCGCCGTGGCCATCCCCTTATCTCTGATGGCGGGGGCCCTGGTGCTCTACTTTCAGGGGGCGACCATCAATACCATGATCCTGGCGGGATTCGTGATTGCCCTGGGTGCCGTAGTGGATGACGCCATCATAGATGTGGAGAACATCATGCGGCGCCTGCGCCTGGCGCGGGCGGAAGGCAGCAAAGTGTCGGCCTTCAGGATCATTCTGGATGCTTCGATCGAGGTTCGGGGCGCTATCATCTTCGCCACATTGATTGAAGTGGCCGCTTTGATCCCGGTATTCTTTTTGGAGGGCTTATCCGGCGCCTTTTTCCAGCCGTTGGCCTTTTCTTATGCGATTGCCATTATGGCTTCCCTGGTCGTCGCGCTGACGGTCACCCCTGCCATGAGTTATATTCTCCTGCGAAATGCTCCGCTGCACAAACGCGAGCCGGCTCTGTTGCAGTGGTTGCACCGGGTTTACAATTCTGTCCTCACCGGCATTGTCGAAAAACCGCGCCGTGCCTACATCGTAGTTGGCATAACCGTACTGGCGGGTTTATTGGTGCTGCCCCAGCTCGGGCAGTCGCTGCTGCCCTCCTTCAAGGAGCGGGATTTTCTGATGCACTGGGTGACCAAGCCGGGCACCTCCTGGCCGGAAATGAACCGGATCACCATACAGGGAAGCAAGGAGCTGCGCTCCATTGACGGGGTGCGCAACTTCGGCGCTCACATCGGGCAAGCTTTTTATATGGACGAGGTCGTAGGGATCAATTTCGGGGAGAACTGGATCAGCGTCAGCCCTGACGTCGATTACGATGAAACCTTAAACAAAATACAGACTTTGGTCGACGGCTACCCCGGCCTGTACCGCGATGTGCTCACTTATTTGAAAGAAAGGATTCGGGAAGTGCTGACCGGAACATCCGAATCTATTGTTATCCGGCTTTACGGCCCCGATTTGGAGGTGTTGCGCGCCAAAGCAAGGGAAGTAAGAGATAAACTGGAAGGCATTGAAGGCCTCATCGACCTGCACGTGGAACTGAATGAGGAGATTCCCCAGGTTCAGGTCAGGGTGGACCTGGAAAAGGCCAAGCAATACGGGCTTAAGCCCGGCGATGTGCGCCGCGCTGCCTCCACTTTAGTGGCTGGCGAGGAAGTGGGCGACATTTTCCGGGAAGGGAAAGCCTACGACGTCAATGTGTGGAGCGTGCCCGAAGCGCGCGCCAGCTTCACCGATATTGAGAACCTGCTGATCGACGTGCCCGGCGGCGGCCATGTAAAGATGAAGGAAATAGCGGATATCACCATCCAACCTACTCCGAATGTGATCAAAAGGGAAAACCTGGCCCGCCGCCTCGACGTCGCCTCCAATGTAAAGGGGCGCGATCTCGGCGCGGTGCATGCCGATGTGGAAGCCGCCCTGGCGGAAGTCAGTTTCCCCCACGAGTATCACCCTGAAGTGTTGGGAGAGCACGTGGAGCGGCAGAAAGTAAAACGGCACATGTACCTTTATGTGTTCTTTTCCCTGCTGGGCATCTTCCTGCTGCTGCATACCTCTTTCAAGAGCACGCGGCTGGCTACGCTGTCGTTCCTGTGCCTGCCGATGGCCCTGGTTGGCGGCGTGCTGGCGGCTTACTTCGGCAGCGGCGTCATTTCCCTCGGTTCGATGGTGGGTTTCCTGACCATCCTGGGCATTGCCGCCCGCAACGGCATCATGATGATCAACCACTTTCAGCACCTCGAACAGGAGGAAGGCATGGCCTTTGGCCGCGAGCTGGTTCTGCGGGGCGCCCAGGAGCGCCTGGCGCCCATCCTGATGACGGCGGCCACTACCGGCCTGGCCCTGGTGCCCCTGGTTTGGGCCGGCAATGTGCCCGGACACGAGATTGAACTGCCGATGGCGGTGGTCATCCTCGGCGGCCTGGTCACCTCTACCTTGCTCAACCTGCTGGTGATTCCTTCTCTTTACCTGCGTTTTGCAGCGGCGGATCACCATCGGCTAAGAGAATCTATTCAATAA
- a CDS encoding efflux RND transporter permease subunit, with amino-acid sequence MMRGIIKSSMQARLVVASVAALMIVFGISQLRDMQLGVFPEFSPVYVEVQTEALGLSADEVEQLLTVALEQDLLNGIAYLDEIWSESMPGLSRVVCVFEPGTDPMVARQVVAERMTQAHALPHVSKPPVMLQPYSSTSRVMKVGLTPSSQELSLIDLSVLARWTIQPYLMGVEGVANVSIWGQRKRQLQVQVDPQILADNGTTLHDVIKTTGEALWVSPLSYLNSSTPGTGGFFDTPNQRLGIRHVLPISTPEQLGQLPLHGHPNMSLADVSTVVENHQPLIGDAIVNDSPGLMLVVEKFPWASTVKVSEAVENALDKLAPGLAGVAFDTEIYQPANFIEASFDNLSVAMGAGLVIVLLLLFLLFYEWRTALVSFVSILLALTAGAYVLYMRGTIFDMMVIAGLIVALGVIIDDAVSTVENIRRRLHEAAEAGSDKTTASIILDAATEIRSPIFFATMILVLAALPLYFIEGVSGAFLKPLATSYLLALAASTLTALIVAPALSLIFLSKSNPGYRQSPLLAPLRAAFGSGVARIIQKPVMGFATLGAVALVGILALSMINMGPRLPIPQERDLVVKWDAPYGTSHPEMVRITKEAIGKLRTVDGVANVAAHLGRAVMSDKVSNVHAGEIWISVDEDADYDNTVASIQEVVDGYSGMSTEVTTYLRQSLNKSLTGTTHLYAVRVYGENQDILTQKAEEVQKAISGVSGITEPKVEYPPMEPNIEIEVDLEKARQYDIKPGDVRRAAATLLSGIGVGSLFEGQKVFEVVVWGVPKVRSSIETVKDLLVDTPDGGHVRIGDVASVREKENPAVVKRDKVSRYMDISFSVPNGKTGTLAADIDRSLAQVDFPLEYHAELVGDFLKIQEAERRVMGIVIAALIGIFLLLQAAFWSWRLALVVFPSLLVALSGGMLAVLLTGGNLTLGHLAGLLAVLGVAVYNSVLLIKHFKRRELMDGESFGPDLVQRGVQDRVGPILMTTVITALAVLPFAFMANAPGLEMLHPMALVMLGGLASSLLVSLFVMPALYLQFGKVPDNVMEEEKAMLELDVEPVPVH; translated from the coding sequence ATTATGCGTGGGATTATTAAGTCTAGCATGCAAGCCAGGCTAGTGGTTGCCTCTGTTGCAGCCCTCATGATCGTATTTGGCATATCGCAGCTTCGCGACATGCAATTGGGGGTTTTCCCCGAGTTCTCTCCCGTTTATGTGGAAGTTCAAACCGAAGCGCTCGGGCTCTCCGCCGATGAGGTGGAGCAACTGCTCACGGTAGCGTTGGAACAAGACCTGCTCAACGGTATTGCCTACCTGGACGAGATTTGGTCAGAGTCAATGCCTGGCCTGTCCAGAGTTGTCTGCGTTTTTGAGCCTGGCACCGACCCCATGGTGGCGCGCCAGGTGGTGGCCGAGCGCATGACCCAGGCGCATGCCCTGCCGCATGTTTCCAAGCCGCCCGTTATGCTTCAGCCCTATTCGTCGACCAGCCGGGTCATGAAGGTGGGCCTGACGCCGAGCTCTCAGGAGCTTTCCCTCATCGACTTGTCCGTATTGGCCCGCTGGACCATACAGCCCTACCTGATGGGCGTGGAAGGCGTGGCCAACGTTTCGATATGGGGGCAGCGCAAGCGGCAACTGCAGGTTCAGGTCGATCCGCAAATTTTGGCGGACAATGGAACCACCCTGCACGATGTGATCAAAACCACCGGGGAAGCCCTGTGGGTGTCTCCCCTGAGTTACCTGAATTCCTCGACACCCGGCACCGGCGGTTTCTTCGACACGCCCAATCAAAGGTTGGGCATCCGGCACGTCCTGCCTATTTCAACACCAGAACAACTGGGGCAGCTCCCGTTGCACGGCCATCCCAACATGTCATTGGCGGATGTGTCGACGGTGGTAGAGAACCACCAGCCCCTCATCGGAGACGCCATTGTCAACGACAGCCCCGGCCTGATGCTGGTCGTTGAAAAATTCCCCTGGGCCAGCACGGTAAAGGTTTCCGAAGCCGTAGAAAACGCCCTGGATAAACTGGCGCCCGGCCTGGCCGGCGTCGCCTTTGATACAGAGATTTACCAGCCGGCCAACTTCATCGAGGCTTCCTTTGACAACCTCTCCGTTGCGATGGGCGCTGGCCTGGTTATTGTGTTGCTGCTGCTCTTCCTCTTGTTCTACGAGTGGCGCACGGCACTGGTCAGCTTCGTATCCATCTTGCTGGCGCTGACCGCCGGCGCTTACGTGCTCTACATGCGCGGAACGATATTTGATATGATGGTCATTGCAGGGCTCATTGTCGCCCTGGGCGTCATCATCGACGATGCCGTCAGCACGGTGGAAAACATCCGCCGCCGCCTGCATGAGGCAGCTGAGGCGGGATCGGATAAAACGACCGCCAGCATCATTCTCGACGCGGCAACTGAAATCCGCAGCCCAATCTTCTTCGCCACCATGATTCTCGTATTAGCCGCTCTGCCTTTATACTTCATTGAAGGAGTGTCTGGCGCCTTTCTCAAGCCGCTGGCTACCTCTTACCTGCTGGCGCTGGCAGCCTCCACGCTGACTGCCCTGATCGTTGCCCCGGCGCTGAGTTTGATCTTTTTATCCAAATCCAATCCGGGTTACCGGCAATCGCCCCTGCTGGCGCCCCTGCGCGCTGCCTTCGGCTCGGGTGTTGCCCGCATCATCCAAAAGCCGGTTATGGGCTTTGCCACCCTGGGCGCCGTGGCGCTGGTTGGCATCCTGGCCTTGTCCATGATCAATATGGGGCCGCGGCTGCCCATACCGCAGGAACGAGACCTGGTGGTCAAATGGGATGCTCCCTACGGCACTTCTCACCCGGAAATGGTCCGGATCACTAAAGAAGCTATCGGCAAACTGCGAACCGTCGACGGCGTCGCCAATGTGGCTGCTCACCTCGGCCGCGCGGTGATGTCGGATAAGGTGTCCAATGTTCACGCCGGAGAAATCTGGATCAGCGTAGACGAAGACGCCGACTATGACAATACGGTGGCCTCCATTCAGGAGGTCGTTGACGGCTACTCGGGAATGTCCACCGAAGTAACGACTTATCTGCGGCAGAGCCTGAACAAATCGCTGACCGGCACCACCCACCTGTATGCGGTGAGGGTTTATGGTGAAAACCAGGATATCCTGACTCAAAAAGCCGAAGAAGTGCAAAAAGCCATCTCTGGCGTCAGCGGCATTACCGAACCGAAGGTAGAATACCCGCCCATGGAGCCCAATATTGAAATCGAAGTAGACCTGGAGAAAGCCAGGCAATACGACATCAAACCGGGCGATGTGCGCCGGGCGGCTGCTACTTTGTTGTCGGGCATTGGCGTAGGCAGCTTGTTCGAGGGGCAAAAGGTATTCGAGGTGGTTGTTTGGGGCGTTCCCAAAGTGCGCAGCAGCATTGAAACGGTCAAAGACCTGCTGGTTGATACGCCGGATGGCGGCCATGTGCGCATTGGAGATGTAGCCTCTGTCCGCGAAAAAGAGAATCCGGCTGTCGTCAAGCGCGATAAGGTCTCCCGCTACATGGATATCAGCTTTAGCGTGCCGAACGGCAAAACCGGCACCCTGGCCGCCGACATCGACCGCAGCCTGGCGCAGGTTGATTTCCCGCTGGAATACCACGCTGAACTGGTCGGCGACTTCCTGAAAATACAAGAGGCGGAACGCCGCGTTATGGGCATCGTCATCGCTGCCTTAATCGGTATATTCCTGCTGCTGCAGGCCGCTTTCTGGAGCTGGCGCCTTGCCCTGGTGGTCTTCCCGAGCCTGCTGGTAGCATTGTCCGGCGGCATGCTGGCCGTACTATTGACCGGCGGCAACCTGACCCTGGGCCACCTGGCCGGATTGTTGGCCGTGCTGGGCGTAGCGGTCTACAACAGCGTACTGCTGATCAAACATTTCAAGCGCAGAGAGCTGATGGACGGCGAAAGCTTCGGCCCCGATCTCGTCCAGCGCGGCGTCCAGGACCGGGTTGGCCCCATCCTGATGACGACGGTCATCACCGCCCTGGCTGTACTGCCTTTTGCTTTTATGGCCAACGCGCCGGGGCTCGAGATGCTGCACCCGATGGCTCTGGTGATGCTGGGCGGCCTGGCGAGTTCCCTGCTGGTCAGCTTGTTTGTTATGCCCGCTCTTTATCTGCAGTTCGGCAAAGTGCCGGACAACGTGATGGAGGAGGAAAAAGCGATGCTCGAACTGGATGTAGAACCGGTGCCGGTTCATTGA